The following proteins are co-located in the Luteolibacter rhizosphaerae genome:
- a CDS encoding GDSL-type esterase/lipase family protein: MKRIAAVLVLLLGAVVQAVQDPAPVRFVKEIEAFDAADEKTPPPTGGIVFIGSSSIRLLDIPKYFPGIEALNRGFGGAHISDVNHYLERCLLRYEPSLVVFYCGGNDLWDKKSPDQVEADFKQFRTRLFQRAPKAKLLVLAVRPSPARISIRKEEQNLNERFQKAAQEDERITYVAGSCDRYLDEAGKPIPKYFVEDGLHMSPAGYEVWKEILTPLLSVPAGAR, encoded by the coding sequence AACGAATCGCCGCCGTGCTCGTCCTGTTGTTAGGAGCTGTGGTCCAAGCCGTTCAGGACCCGGCTCCGGTCCGCTTTGTGAAGGAGATCGAAGCCTTTGATGCCGCGGATGAGAAGACTCCGCCGCCGACGGGTGGAATCGTTTTCATTGGTAGCTCGAGCATCCGTCTGCTGGACATCCCGAAGTATTTTCCGGGGATCGAGGCGCTGAACCGGGGCTTCGGCGGTGCTCATATCTCGGATGTGAATCACTATCTCGAGCGCTGCCTGCTGCGTTACGAGCCGTCGCTGGTGGTCTTCTACTGCGGGGGGAACGACCTGTGGGACAAGAAGTCTCCGGACCAGGTGGAGGCGGACTTCAAGCAGTTCCGGACGCGCTTGTTCCAACGCGCGCCGAAGGCGAAGCTGCTGGTGCTGGCGGTGCGGCCGAGCCCGGCGCGGATCTCGATCCGCAAGGAGGAGCAAAACCTGAACGAGCGTTTCCAGAAGGCGGCGCAGGAGGATGAGCGGATCACCTACGTGGCGGGATCCTGTGATCGCTATCTGGATGAAGCGGGCAAGCCGATCCCGAAGTATTTCGTGGAGGACGGCCTGCACATGAGCCCGGCGGGGTATGAGGTATGGAAGGAGATTCTCACGCCGCTGCTGAGCGTGCCGGCGGGAGCGCGCTGA